In a genomic window of Agarivorans albus:
- a CDS encoding arginyltransferase yields MQLPVGLSQVNNCPYLDEQQEQLCFLLCDDEQKSAYYSQLLELGFRRSGNEIYRPACSACSQCQSLRVKVADFSPSKSQKRILNKAKQLTLRWHHQLDQDDYQLYARYIEARHKDGSIYPPNEKAFFEFLQCDWSSTQYLKLFQDEQLVAVCVTDVFSKALSAVYTFFDPNLDKLSLGNLAVLMQIHQAKQQGKDWLYLGYQVDVCRKMNYKRNYLPHQRFINSKWQ; encoded by the coding sequence ATGCAACTGCCAGTAGGTTTGAGCCAAGTAAACAATTGCCCTTACTTAGATGAACAACAAGAGCAGTTGTGTTTTTTATTGTGTGATGATGAACAAAAATCAGCCTACTACTCACAATTGTTGGAGCTCGGTTTTCGACGCAGCGGCAATGAGATATACCGCCCAGCTTGCAGCGCCTGCAGTCAATGCCAATCATTAAGAGTTAAGGTGGCAGACTTTAGCCCTAGCAAATCTCAAAAACGAATTCTAAACAAAGCTAAGCAACTTACACTTCGTTGGCACCACCAACTCGATCAAGATGATTATCAACTTTATGCCCGCTATATCGAAGCTAGGCATAAAGATGGCAGCATATACCCTCCAAATGAAAAAGCCTTTTTCGAATTTTTACAATGCGATTGGTCGAGCACTCAATACCTAAAATTATTTCAAGATGAACAATTAGTCGCGGTGTGTGTTACTGATGTTTTCTCAAAGGCATTAAGTGCTGTTTATACATTCTTCGATCCAAACTTAGATAAACTCTCGTTAGGAAATCTAGCGGTTTTAATGCAAATTCACCAAGCTAAACAGCAAGGCAAAGACTGGTTATATTTAGGTTACCAGGTGGATGTGTGCAGAAAAATGAACTACAAACGGAACTATTTGCCACATCAACGATTTATTAACAGTAAATGGCAATAG
- the aat gene encoding leucyl/phenylalanyl-tRNA--protein transferase, with protein MQPVFLELNRPFPSPNNALDDPNGLLAIGADLSPRRLIAAYDNGIFPWFSDDQPVLWWSPNPRIGLDLSLHTVNKSMQKFMRKTSLQVSVNRDFSQVIKRCAALRTDETWINSDMIKAYIALHQLGRAHSVEVWKNDELVGGLYGVLVGKVFCGESMFHTETNASKLAFHSFCHHFKQHGGVYIDGQVENPHLISLGMQAIERENFLDLLCKHKDDQVNINCWHQQEIF; from the coding sequence GTGCAACCAGTATTCCTAGAGCTAAATCGCCCCTTCCCGTCTCCAAATAATGCCTTAGACGATCCTAATGGTTTGTTAGCCATTGGCGCAGATCTTAGTCCACGAAGATTAATCGCAGCCTACGATAACGGTATTTTTCCTTGGTTTAGTGATGACCAACCCGTTTTATGGTGGAGCCCAAATCCTCGAATAGGCCTAGACCTATCCTTGCATACCGTAAATAAAAGCATGCAAAAATTCATGCGTAAAACCTCGTTACAAGTTAGCGTGAATCGTGACTTTTCACAGGTTATTAAACGTTGTGCAGCCTTACGCACTGATGAAACATGGATAAACTCAGACATGATTAAGGCCTATATTGCCTTACATCAACTGGGTCGAGCTCATTCAGTAGAGGTTTGGAAAAATGATGAGTTAGTGGGTGGATTATACGGCGTTCTCGTTGGAAAGGTATTTTGTGGTGAGTCAATGTTTCATACCGAAACTAACGCATCTAAACTGGCTTTTCACAGTTTTTGTCACCACTTTAAACAACATGGCGGCGTATACATCGATGGGCAAGTTGAGAATCCCCACCTGATAAGTTTAGGTATGCAAGCCATCGAAAGAGAAAACTTTTTAGATTTACTTTGTAAGCACAAAGATGACCAGGTAAATATAAACTGTTGGCACCAACAGGAAATTTTTTAA
- the trxB gene encoding thioredoxin-disulfide reductase gives MSNAKHHKLIILGSGPAGYTAAVYAARANLNPVLITGIQQGGQLTTTTEVENWPGDAEGLTGPALMERMQAHAEKFETEIVFDHINEVDFKEKPYKLKGDSGEYTCDALIIATGASAKYLGLPSEEAFKGKGVSACATCDGFFYRNQKVAVVGGGNTAVEEALYLSNIASEVHLIHRREEFRSEKILTKRLMDKVANGNIVLHLNQTLDEVLGDEMGVTGVRTQNVQDGTSQDIEVMGAFIAIGHQPNTGIFEGQLEMKDGYLTIQSGTEGNATQTSIPGIYAAGDVADHIYRQAITSAGAGCMAALDAERYLDSLND, from the coding sequence ATGAGCAATGCAAAACACCACAAACTAATTATCCTAGGCTCTGGCCCAGCAGGTTACACTGCAGCTGTATATGCGGCACGCGCCAACTTAAACCCAGTGCTTATTACTGGCATTCAGCAAGGCGGTCAGCTGACCACAACCACTGAAGTTGAAAACTGGCCAGGTGATGCAGAAGGTTTAACAGGCCCTGCCCTAATGGAGCGTATGCAAGCTCACGCTGAGAAATTTGAAACCGAGATTGTATTTGACCATATCAACGAAGTTGACTTCAAAGAGAAGCCATACAAGCTTAAAGGCGATAGTGGCGAATACACTTGTGATGCGTTGATTATTGCCACTGGTGCATCAGCCAAATACTTAGGCCTACCTTCAGAAGAAGCGTTTAAAGGTAAAGGAGTTTCTGCTTGTGCTACTTGTGATGGTTTCTTCTACCGTAACCAAAAAGTAGCAGTTGTTGGCGGTGGTAACACGGCTGTTGAAGAAGCCTTGTACTTATCAAACATTGCATCTGAAGTGCACTTAATTCACCGTCGTGAAGAGTTCCGCAGTGAAAAAATCCTCACTAAACGTTTAATGGATAAAGTAGCTAACGGCAACATCGTATTGCACTTAAACCAAACACTGGATGAAGTGTTAGGCGATGAAATGGGTGTAACCGGTGTACGTACTCAGAACGTACAAGATGGCACAAGCCAAGATATCGAAGTTATGGGTGCCTTTATTGCTATTGGTCACCAACCAAACACCGGTATATTTGAAGGCCAATTAGAGATGAAAGATGGTTATCTAACTATCCAGTCTGGTACCGAAGGCAATGCAACTCAAACCAGCATCCCAGGCATTTACGCTGCAGGCGATGTGGCCGACCACATCTACCGTCAAGCCATTACCTCTGCTGGAGCAGGTTGTATGGCGGCCTTAGATGCTGAGCGATACTTAGACAGCCTAAACGACTAA
- the lrp gene encoding leucine-responsive transcriptional regulator Lrp, protein MEAKGRPMKELDRIDRNILNELQKDGRISNVELSKRVGLSPTPCLERVRRLERQGYITGYTAILNPQYLDASLLVFVEITLNRGAPDVFEQFNHAVQQLEEIQECHLVSGDFDYLLKTRVADMSAYRKLLGETLLRLPGVNDTRTYVVMEEVKQSNRLVIKN, encoded by the coding sequence ATGGAAGCAAAAGGTCGACCAATGAAGGAACTGGATCGTATTGATCGCAACATACTTAATGAGTTGCAAAAAGATGGCCGCATATCGAATGTGGAACTTTCAAAACGTGTAGGCCTTAGCCCTACACCTTGTCTAGAAAGGGTTAGACGTTTAGAGCGCCAAGGTTACATTACTGGTTACACTGCTATTCTAAACCCTCAATACTTAGACGCTTCGCTACTGGTTTTTGTTGAAATCACGTTGAATCGCGGTGCTCCTGACGTATTCGAACAATTTAATCATGCTGTGCAACAGCTTGAAGAAATTCAAGAATGTCACTTAGTGTCAGGTGATTTTGATTATCTATTAAAGACCCGCGTAGCAGATATGTCTGCTTACCGTAAGTTGTTAGGTGAAACCTTGTTGCGCCTACCTGGTGTTAACGACACCCGTACTTACGTAGTGATGGAAGAAGTGAAGCAGAGTAATCGACTAGTTATCAAAAACTAA
- a CDS encoding DNA translocase FtsK: MTDTTDSKLSGFARIAEVCAIAMGALGVYLMVALLSFNPSDPSWSQTAGQQSIANAAGSSGAWFADLLLFSFGFMAYSMPFICGLLAWALFWRPCPIAQVNFFTLGLRLIGFVFTFVSLTTLASIHIDDFHFFSSGGLVGDIFTQLMIPVFGLLGTSIILLAVFAGGITLFTGQSWVQFVEQLGGGLNSTYRAIVSFPERLRNKKQRELEQDVLMRDFATESSSQEPAQSDLSAGNEELQQDFVEEQNTYQEPTLEQTVYSEPETSVAVEPSFSMDSDFEAELSQAKEDIEFAYEDEAIDPPSVIIDDTAPEPMPDIPFDGETVAVAKPPAAKPAVPVKPAQPRLSRLPDMNLLDRPDKKANPISPEELEQVSRLVEAKLLDFNIQASVVAVHPGPVITRFELDLAPGVKVSKITNLSKDLARALSAISVRVVEVIPGKSVIGLELPNRYREIVYLSEVIDSSTFHQSKSPLAMVLGKDIAGQPVVADLAKMPHLLVAGTTGSGKSVGVNVMIVSLLYKSTPEDVRMIMIDPKMLELSVYEGIPHLLSEVVTDMKEAANALRWCVGEMERRYKLMSAMGVRNLKGFNQKVVDAIESGNPIVDPLWKPEDSMAETAPTLEKLPHIVVIIDEFADMMMIVGKKVEELIARIAQKARAAGIHLVLATQRPSVDVITGLIKANIPTRMAFQVSSRIDSRTILDQQGAETLLGMGDMLYLPAGTGVPTRVHGAFVDDHEVHAVVSAWKERGEPDYIDEILNGEAGPDAMLPGEVAESDEELDALFDQAVMHVTETRRGSVSGVQRKFKIGYNRAARIVEQMEAQGIVSAPGHNGNREVIAPPPVRID, from the coding sequence GTGACAGATACTACAGACAGCAAATTGTCTGGCTTTGCTCGAATTGCGGAAGTGTGTGCCATCGCAATGGGCGCTTTAGGTGTTTACCTAATGGTAGCCTTATTAAGTTTTAATCCGAGCGATCCTAGTTGGTCGCAAACTGCTGGTCAGCAAAGTATTGCTAATGCTGCGGGAAGTTCTGGTGCTTGGTTTGCCGACTTACTGTTGTTTAGTTTTGGTTTTATGGCTTATAGCATGCCGTTTATTTGTGGTTTGTTGGCTTGGGCCTTGTTTTGGCGCCCTTGTCCTATAGCCCAAGTAAACTTCTTCACCTTAGGTCTCAGGCTAATTGGCTTTGTATTCACCTTCGTTAGCTTAACCACGCTAGCGAGCATTCATATTGATGATTTTCATTTCTTTTCTTCAGGAGGCTTAGTGGGAGATATCTTCACTCAGCTAATGATTCCAGTGTTTGGCTTGCTTGGCACTAGCATTATTTTATTAGCCGTTTTTGCCGGTGGTATTACCTTGTTTACCGGTCAATCTTGGGTTCAGTTTGTAGAGCAACTTGGTGGGGGCCTTAACTCAACTTACCGTGCAATAGTGAGTTTTCCTGAACGTTTACGTAATAAAAAACAGCGCGAGTTAGAGCAAGATGTTCTTATGAGGGATTTTGCTACTGAGTCTTCATCACAAGAACCTGCTCAAAGTGACTTATCAGCAGGTAATGAAGAACTTCAACAGGATTTTGTTGAAGAGCAAAATACATATCAAGAGCCAACGCTCGAGCAAACTGTTTACTCAGAGCCAGAAACCTCTGTTGCTGTTGAGCCTAGTTTCTCCATGGACAGTGACTTTGAAGCAGAGTTGTCACAGGCAAAAGAAGATATTGAATTTGCTTACGAAGATGAAGCGATTGATCCACCAAGTGTGATTATCGATGATACCGCTCCTGAGCCCATGCCTGATATCCCTTTTGACGGTGAAACTGTCGCTGTGGCTAAACCGCCTGCAGCTAAACCCGCAGTGCCGGTAAAACCTGCTCAACCAAGGTTAAGCCGTTTACCTGATATGAATTTGTTGGATAGACCCGACAAAAAAGCTAACCCAATTTCACCAGAAGAATTAGAGCAAGTTTCTCGTTTGGTTGAAGCAAAGCTGCTTGATTTTAATATTCAAGCATCAGTAGTTGCCGTTCATCCTGGCCCAGTAATTACCCGTTTTGAGCTCGATTTAGCGCCAGGGGTTAAAGTTAGCAAAATTACTAACTTGTCTAAAGATTTAGCACGCGCGCTGTCTGCTATTAGTGTGCGGGTAGTGGAAGTGATACCTGGTAAGTCGGTGATTGGATTAGAATTACCTAACCGTTATCGTGAGATTGTTTATCTTAGCGAAGTTATTGATAGCAGTACCTTCCATCAGTCAAAGTCGCCTTTAGCTATGGTGCTAGGCAAAGATATCGCCGGTCAACCGGTGGTCGCAGATTTGGCAAAAATGCCTCACTTGTTAGTTGCAGGTACTACTGGTTCTGGTAAGTCGGTGGGCGTAAACGTAATGATTGTGAGTCTTCTGTATAAATCAACACCAGAAGATGTTCGGATGATTATGATCGACCCTAAAATGTTGGAGCTTTCAGTTTACGAGGGTATTCCTCATTTGTTGTCTGAAGTTGTTACCGACATGAAAGAAGCGGCGAATGCTTTACGTTGGTGTGTTGGCGAAATGGAAAGACGCTACAAGTTAATGTCTGCAATGGGAGTGCGAAACCTTAAAGGTTTCAACCAAAAAGTGGTAGATGCTATTGAGTCCGGCAACCCAATTGTTGATCCATTGTGGAAGCCTGAAGACAGTATGGCTGAAACTGCGCCAACCTTAGAAAAACTACCTCATATTGTGGTCATCATTGACGAGTTTGCCGACATGATGATGATTGTGGGTAAAAAAGTTGAAGAGTTAATTGCACGTATTGCACAAAAAGCCCGTGCGGCAGGTATTCATTTGGTGTTAGCTACTCAGCGACCATCGGTAGATGTTATTACCGGTCTAATTAAAGCGAATATTCCGACTCGTATGGCCTTTCAAGTTTCTAGCCGTATTGATTCACGTACCATTTTAGACCAGCAAGGCGCTGAAACCTTGCTAGGTATGGGAGATATGCTTTATTTGCCGGCAGGCACTGGAGTGCCAACCCGTGTTCACGGCGCATTTGTGGACGATCACGAAGTACATGCTGTGGTATCGGCTTGGAAAGAACGTGGCGAGCCAGATTACATTGATGAAATATTAAATGGTGAGGCTGGTCCCGATGCTATGTTGCCAGGTGAAGTAGCAGAGTCTGATGAAGAGTTAGATGCTTTGTTTGATCAAGCTGTTATGCACGTTACAGAAACACGCCGTGGCTCGGTATCTGGCGTACAGCGTAAGTTTAAAATTGGTTATAACCGCGCCGCTCGAATCGTTGAGCAAATGGAAGCTCAGGGCATTGTTAGTGCACCAGGTCATAACGGTAACCGGGAAGTTATCGCGCCGCCTCCAGTGAGAATTGATTAA
- the lolA gene encoding outer membrane lipoprotein chaperone LolA, with the protein MKKLLSISFAALLSAQAFANDAANELRTHLADLKGFQAQFKQTVIDADGVSIHEAEGKLSLARPAKLNWQQVMPEQDMIVSDGSTIWYYSPFVEQVTIMDASEAINQSPFILLADDRSESWQNYQVEKQQQGFLVKSKDDPLQAAFWVKLNADNSISRFDIIESTGQRSQFDLQGFKANPSFSEKLFKFEIPKNTMIDDQR; encoded by the coding sequence ATGAAAAAATTATTAAGTATAAGTTTTGCGGCTTTGTTATCTGCTCAAGCATTTGCCAATGACGCCGCTAACGAGTTAAGAACGCATCTTGCCGATTTAAAAGGGTTTCAAGCGCAGTTTAAACAAACCGTGATAGATGCTGATGGCGTAAGCATTCATGAAGCCGAAGGCAAACTAAGTTTAGCTCGCCCCGCTAAGTTAAACTGGCAACAAGTGATGCCTGAGCAAGATATGATTGTGTCTGATGGCTCAACCATTTGGTATTACAGCCCGTTTGTTGAGCAAGTAACGATTATGGATGCGAGTGAAGCCATCAATCAATCACCATTCATCTTGTTGGCAGATGACCGCAGCGAAAGCTGGCAAAATTATCAGGTAGAAAAACAGCAACAAGGGTTTTTAGTTAAGTCTAAAGATGACCCACTACAAGCTGCTTTTTGGGTAAAGCTAAATGCTGATAATAGTATTTCTCGCTTTGATATTATTGAAAGTACCGGACAGCGTAGTCAGTTTGATCTTCAAGGTTTTAAAGCCAACCCAAGCTTTAGTGAAAAACTGTTTAAGTTTGAGATCCCTAAAAACACTATGATTGATGATCAACGCTAA
- a CDS encoding replication-associated recombination protein A, which translates to MSLELNFEADFRPLAARMRPSKLEHYVGQQHILAADKPLHKAISSGQLHSMILWGPPGTGKTTIAELAALYADAEVEKISAVTGGIKEVRAAIDRALQNKQVSRRTILFVDEVHRFNKSQQDAFLPYVENGTVIFIGATTENPSFELNNALLSRAKTYVLRALDSEAIQQLLSRAINEDELLKQHTLNFEEGVLEALSTLVSGDARRALNLLEMMSELAEGEGLQKQLSFDLLKQVAGERYSHIDKGGDKFYDLLSALHKSIRGSSPDAALFWYCRILEASGDPLSVARRCLAIASEDVGNADPRAMQIAVSAWDCFTRVGAAEGERAIAQAVVYLACAPKSNAVYTAFKAARLAAKEFGDAEVPVHLRNAPTKLMAELGYGAEYRYSHDEPNAYSAGQQYLPDPLLGHQFYHPEPRGLEKQIAEKLEYLRNLDQQAQ; encoded by the coding sequence ATGAGCTTAGAGCTGAATTTTGAGGCCGACTTTAGGCCTCTTGCTGCGAGAATGCGGCCCAGCAAACTAGAGCATTATGTCGGCCAGCAACATATTTTGGCTGCAGATAAACCTCTGCATAAAGCCATTTCTTCTGGGCAGTTGCACTCGATGATTCTTTGGGGGCCTCCTGGTACAGGAAAAACCACCATTGCAGAATTAGCCGCATTGTATGCCGATGCGGAAGTAGAAAAGATCTCAGCCGTAACCGGGGGGATAAAAGAAGTGCGCGCCGCTATTGATCGCGCTCTGCAAAACAAACAGGTTAGTCGGCGCACCATTTTGTTTGTTGATGAAGTTCACCGCTTTAACAAAAGCCAACAAGATGCGTTTTTACCGTATGTCGAGAATGGCACTGTTATCTTTATTGGCGCAACTACCGAAAATCCGTCTTTTGAACTCAATAACGCCTTATTATCACGGGCCAAAACTTATGTATTACGCGCTTTAGACAGTGAGGCTATTCAACAACTATTGAGTAGGGCAATTAACGAAGATGAGTTGCTAAAGCAACACACACTAAATTTTGAAGAAGGTGTACTAGAAGCGCTTTCCACATTAGTGAGTGGGGATGCACGCCGCGCCTTAAACTTGTTAGAGATGATGAGTGAATTGGCTGAGGGCGAAGGTCTGCAGAAACAGCTAAGTTTTGATCTTCTCAAGCAAGTTGCCGGAGAGCGCTATAGTCATATAGATAAAGGCGGCGATAAGTTTTACGATTTGTTATCAGCCCTACATAAATCTATCCGTGGTTCATCGCCGGATGCTGCATTGTTTTGGTACTGTCGAATTTTAGAAGCTAGTGGTGATCCTCTATCGGTTGCGCGACGATGTTTAGCTATTGCCTCTGAAGATGTGGGTAATGCCGACCCCCGCGCGATGCAAATTGCTGTAAGCGCCTGGGACTGCTTTACCCGAGTAGGCGCAGCCGAAGGGGAGCGGGCGATAGCTCAAGCTGTGGTTTATTTGGCCTGTGCGCCTAAAAGTAACGCGGTGTATACCGCTTTTAAAGCGGCTAGGCTTGCAGCAAAAGAGTTCGGCGATGCCGAGGTGCCTGTGCATTTGAGAAATGCGCCAACCAAGCTAATGGCGGAACTAGGTTATGGCGCAGAGTACCGCTATTCTCACGATGAACCTAATGCATATTCTGCTGGTCAACAATATCTTCCAGACCCTTTATTAGGCCATCAGTTCTACCATCCAGAGCCTCGTGGTTTAGAAAAGCAGATTGCTGAAAAGCTTGAATACCTGCGTAATTTAGACCAACAAGCGCAATAG
- the serS gene encoding serine--tRNA ligase, producing MLDANLLRGEIETTAERLKTRGFELDVARLTELESRRKELQVRTQELQNERNTRSKSIGQAKGRGEDIAPLLAEVGQLGEKLDAAKAELSELLEEIKDYALTLPNLPHASAPIGKDEEENVELHTWGELPSFDFEVKDHVDVGSDLQGLDFANAVKISGSRFIVMKGKIAKLHRAIAQFMLDTHTEEHGYQEMYVPYLVNSDSLYGTGQMPKFGKDLFHTQPATEEGIGMSLIPTAEVPLTNMLRDSIVEEAELPIRMTAHTPCFRSEAGSYGRDTRGLIRQHQFDKVEMVQLVHPEKSYEALEEMRQHAENILQKLKLPYRVVTLCTGDMGFGATKTYDLEVWVPAQKAYREISSVSNCEDFQARRMQARFRATGAKKPELLHSLNGSGLAVGRTLVAILENYQNADGSIKVPEVLQPYMGGLETIAV from the coding sequence ATGTTAGACGCTAATTTGTTGCGCGGCGAAATAGAAACCACCGCAGAGCGCTTAAAGACTCGTGGATTTGAACTAGATGTAGCACGATTGACAGAGCTAGAGAGTCGTCGTAAAGAGCTGCAAGTTCGTACCCAAGAACTACAAAATGAGCGTAATACCCGTTCCAAATCTATCGGACAAGCTAAAGGTCGTGGTGAAGATATAGCGCCACTTTTGGCAGAAGTAGGCCAGCTTGGCGAAAAGCTCGACGCTGCTAAAGCCGAACTAAGTGAGCTGTTAGAAGAAATTAAAGATTACGCTTTAACTTTACCTAATCTTCCTCATGCGAGCGCACCTATTGGTAAAGATGAAGAAGAAAACGTTGAATTACATACTTGGGGCGAACTTCCAAGCTTTGATTTTGAGGTTAAAGATCACGTTGATGTAGGTAGCGATTTACAAGGGCTAGATTTTGCTAATGCAGTTAAAATTAGTGGTTCACGCTTCATTGTAATGAAAGGCAAGATTGCTAAGTTACACCGTGCAATCGCTCAGTTTATGTTAGATACGCATACTGAGGAGCATGGTTACCAAGAAATGTACGTTCCTTACTTGGTTAACTCAGACTCTTTATATGGCACCGGTCAAATGCCTAAATTTGGCAAGGATTTGTTCCATACTCAGCCAGCGACCGAAGAAGGCATTGGCATGAGCTTAATCCCAACTGCAGAAGTACCGCTCACTAACATGTTACGCGACAGCATTGTTGAAGAGGCTGAATTGCCGATTCGAATGACTGCTCATACGCCGTGTTTTCGCAGTGAAGCAGGCTCATACGGCCGTGATACGCGTGGTTTGATCCGCCAACACCAGTTTGACAAAGTTGAAATGGTGCAACTGGTTCACCCAGAGAAGTCTTACGAAGCATTAGAAGAGATGCGCCAACATGCCGAAAATATCCTTCAAAAGCTTAAACTTCCTTACCGCGTTGTAACGCTGTGTACAGGTGACATGGGCTTTGGTGCAACAAAAACCTACGATTTGGAAGTGTGGGTTCCGGCTCAGAAGGCTTACCGCGAAATCTCTTCAGTATCTAACTGTGAAGATTTCCAGGCTCGTCGCATGCAAGCACGTTTTCGTGCTACTGGTGCTAAGAAGCCTGAGTTACTGCATTCATTAAATGGCTCTGGCTTGGCAGTAGGCCGTACTTTGGTGGCAATTTTAGAGAACTACCAAAACGCCGATGGCAGCATCAAGGTTCCAGAAGTTTTGCAGCCTTATATGGGCGGTTTAGAAACCATTGCGGTTTAA
- a CDS encoding TusE/DsrC/DsvC family sulfur relay protein, protein MIEFNGQQFETDKNGYLIDLNSWSEDLAAHIAQLEEIEMSEAHWEVVRFVRNFYLEFNTSPAMRALVKAMAKKFGPEKGNSRYLYKLFPQGPAKQATKVAGLPKPVKCI, encoded by the coding sequence ATGATTGAATTTAACGGTCAGCAATTTGAAACCGATAAAAATGGTTATTTAATCGACTTAAACAGCTGGTCGGAAGACCTAGCAGCGCATATAGCCCAGCTAGAAGAAATTGAAATGAGCGAAGCCCATTGGGAAGTGGTGAGGTTTGTTCGCAACTTCTACTTAGAGTTTAATACTTCCCCGGCCATGCGAGCCTTAGTTAAAGCGATGGCCAAAAAGTTTGGTCCAGAAAAAGGTAATAGCCGTTACTTGTATAAGCTATTTCCGCAAGGCCCAGCAAAACAAGCCACTAAAGTTGCCGGGCTGCCTAAACCAGTAAAATGCATTTAG